The following nucleotide sequence is from Terriglobia bacterium.
GGCAAATGCGCAGGTCGACTTCTTCGTGGAATACAGGCGCCCCCAGAGCCTGCTCGTCCATTCGGACGGTGAAAGTTTTCTGATTGCGGAGACTCGCCCGATTGCGCAGAGCGCACCGATCAAGCCCCGAGCCCTTTCAGAGAAGCCAGATCTGGTCGCCCAGGAGATTGCGAGACAGAAAGGCTTGGCTTCGCCGGCCTGGGAGGGCAAGGAAATGAAAAACAAAATGTTGATCAACACTTGTCAATTCTGCGGCAACCCACCGTTCACCAGCCGCACAGAAATCCTGATGGTCGCCAGTGTCTTGCCGTCCGCCGTTGCCGTGCATTCAATTTCCTGCCGTTCTTTCGTCTCCACTTTTGGCGCGTCCAGCATCACCTGCCAGTAGTAATCGCTCTGCGGATCAAGAGCAAGGCTGCCCGCTCCGCTCTGCGTCGTCCACCCCTCAGGCAGTTTCACCACGATGGTCATGGTCTTCATCGCATCCGTATGGTTGTGCAGATCCAGTGGAATCAGCAAAGTCGCGCCGCGCTTAATCGATATCTCCGGTTCTTTGGCCTTCGGCAATTTTGTGATTCCATGCGCGCGCTTGAACTTCTCATAAAATCCCCAAGGCCCACCCAGTTCCACTGAAAGCGCCGCAGGCTGCTCATAGGCCTCTCTTGCCGGTGGAACAAATGCGATTGGCCCCGGCGTGATTCCTTCAAAAACATCTCCGGTCACGCTCCCCGGAACCAGTGATTTGCCAAAGACAAAACTTCCCTCGCCGCCCCAGTTCTTCTCCTGTTCCGCCACCTGCTTCTCGTCCATCTTCTTCAGGCCTTCAATAAACTTGCGATATTGCGTCAGGTGATACTTAAAGGTCTCAAACCCGGCGCGCCAGTACGGAATCTTCAGCGCCTTTGCCATGCCGTTGGTCTGGTAGGTCGGCCCGGTGCCTTTAAAGATGTCATCCGCTGAATCGGGAAAGTAGTAAAGCTTCTTGGCCTGCCACGGCTGCAGGCCGTCCAGCAGCCTCTCATTCACTTTTACCGGCCCTGCCACCTGAGCCGGAAAAACCGTAGGATCGCCCGCGCTGTCAAAAGCCTCGGTCGCCAGCACGCCCGCCGCCTGATGGTCGCCGTGATTTTCGCCCACAAAAAATCCCGGCATCCACGTGATAATCACCTCAGGACGCGTCAGCCGCACCATCCTGACAAGTTCCTCGTCCACCTGGCCCTGATGCCAGTTCGCCAGCGACTCCAGGACGTTCTGGCTCGGCGTATCGCGCCCGCTCAGGAACCATACGTTGTCGATTCCCACGCTCGCCAGCGCATGCCGCAGCTCCATCTCCCGCACCGCGCCCAGTGACTGTGCCCGCTCCGGCCCCATATTGTTGTGCCCGGCCTCGCCATGCGTTGTATAAACCACGGCCACGTGTTTTTTCTGGTCGATGAGTTGCACCAGGTACGGGACCACGCCTGTTTCATCGTCTGGGTGCGCGACGATCAGCAGCACGTCGACTTTCAGCCGCTCATCCGGCTTGAGCAGCGGCGGAGTGGGTGATGGCGTGGGATTCTGAGCGACGGCGTTCGCAATCAATAGCAGCAACAAGCCAAGCAGGCGAAATGGATTCATCGATTTCCTTTGAAAAATAATGTTAAGAGACTCTCAGGTCAGCAGCAAGGATTCAAATTTTAGAGTGTGCTGCGCGTCCAGCGCCTTGGCCTTTTTCGTTGTTCCCGGGGGCATCTGGTGCTGTATTCTTTTTTAATCGGCACACATCTGATACCAAATAAGCCTGCCGGCTGTACGATATCAGAGAAGCACTAGATGGCTTCCAGCCGGCTTGATCACGAACAAAATCCTCCAGTAAGTTCGTGAAAGTGTCGGCGCTGCAAGTAGCGGCTTCACCAGCAACTCCGGCTAGCACAAGGGGATTCAGTTGAACACGGTACCCGCCATCCTGCTCAAGGCCCGGGAAGAAAAAGCCCAGCGCTTAATGATGGTATATGCCATC
It contains:
- a CDS encoding PIG-L family deacetylase; this encodes MNPFRLLGLLLLLIANAVAQNPTPSPTPPLLKPDERLKVDVLLIVAHPDDETGVVPYLVQLIDQKKHVAVVYTTHGEAGHNNMGPERAQSLGAVREMELRHALASVGIDNVWFLSGRDTPSQNVLESLANWHQGQVDEELVRMVRLTRPEVIITWMPGFFVGENHGDHQAAGVLATEAFDSAGDPTVFPAQVAGPVKVNERLLDGLQPWQAKKLYYFPDSADDIFKGTGPTYQTNGMAKALKIPYWRAGFETFKYHLTQYRKFIEGLKKMDEKQVAEQEKNWGGEGSFVFGKSLVPGSVTGDVFEGITPGPIAFVPPAREAYEQPAALSVELGGPWGFYEKFKRAHGITKLPKAKEPEISIKRGATLLIPLDLHNHTDAMKTMTIVVKLPEGWTTQSGAGSLALDPQSDYYWQVMLDAPKVETKERQEIECTATADGKTLATIRISVRLVNGGLPQN